The genomic window CCCCATGCCCATCAAGCTAACAAAGTAAATTACTAGATACGAAATGATCCTTGTTTTAAAACTAGCGAGTGATGGAAAAGTAGGCATGCCAAAGAAGCCTATTAAAACGCGATTTTTTCGCTAGGCAGCTTGTCTATGCTTCACCGTCGTTTCATACACAACCCCTAGAATATCAAAGACGGTCATCTTCTTATACCGATGACATTTACGACCGTTCTTTTTTAGCAGCTGATAAAGGCGATGCAGAATTTTCATAAGTTCTTCTGTGCCAACTGCTATCGCTTGAAACAGTAACGGAAAGTAATCTTTAATCATATAAATCGCTTTGTATTCACTCAGCTCCTGCTTTTTCTTTTCAAGCAGAAGCTGTCGCATTTGAAACATCGTAGAAGAACAGAGGAGAATGCCAATGAGTTGTCCATATAAATGGCACTCTAGGCGTTCTCTTTTAATATTTTTACATTCATCAATTTCAAAGAATGACTTCCACGTTTTAAACAAAATCTCAATCTGCCAACGAAGTGAATACAATGAATGGACGTAATTCGTCAGTACTTCTTCTAGCGACGTGTTCGTGATATATACATTCATGCCCATTAAACGTTTACTTTTATCCTTCATGACAATGCCTTTCTTCTTTTCACGTATCGCTTGGTTTTTCAGGCGTGTTTGCGTTTGATCATCGGTTAAACGATGGATAATGACACGTGCTGGAAGCTTCTGATTTTGGCCAATGTATGCCTCGGGGATTTCCATCGTTTCACCAGGGGTTAGACCAGACATCATTTGTGTCATATCAAGCTGGATGTATTCTGTTTGCTTTTTTAACGTGCCATTGTTGAAGTATTCTGGCTCAGGGTTCTTGGTATAAATGCGTGTATTCAGCTTCAACCGCGAGATATAGTAAGCCTCTTTATCATGAATGGCTTGTAAGTCTCCTAAATCGAAGTAACCAAGATCACGCAAACACAAATCGCCCGCCTCTACGGTTTCAAGGCAGATGGTACCGTATGTTTTATCATTATTTTTTCCTGGTCCAAGCTGCACGTTAAGAAATTGACCACTAAGTAAATCATATTCCAATTGGATTTTCACGCCTGCCGTATTACTACTCCCACCTGAACCTTGATAGTCAGTGGCGAAATGATCAGGCAGTTGAAACACTGTCGCATCTAAAATACGGATACGATTGAAAGTAGAGATCATGTGTACAGAAAGCGATTGATTTGAACAGAG from Bacillus oleivorans includes these protein-coding regions:
- a CDS encoding IS4 family transposase is translated as MNPIISNELNLFAQELQYFLSPVVLQDIAKQVGFVQRSSKYQANELIALCVWLSQEIASTSLTQLCSQLEASTGVLMSSEGLNQRFNPAAVAFLREVFTSLLTQKLCSNQSLSVHMISTFNRIRILDATVFQLPDHFATDYQGSGGSSNTAGVKIQLEYDLLSGQFLNVQLGPGKNNDKTYGTICLETVEAGDLCLRDLGYFDLGDLQAIHDKEAYYISRLKLNTRIYTKNPEPEYFNNGTLKKQTEYIQLDMTQMMSGLTPGETMEIPEAYIGQNQKLPARVIIHRLTDDQTQTRLKNQAIREKKKGIVMKDKSKRLMGMNVYITNTSLEEVLTNYVHSLYSLRWQIEILFKTWKSFFEIDECKNIKRERLECHLYGQLIGILLCSSTMFQMRQLLLEKKKQELSEYKAIYMIKDYFPLLFQAIAVGTEELMKILHRLYQLLKKNGRKCHRYKKMTVFDILGVVYETTVKHRQAA